The Hydra vulgaris chromosome 14, alternate assembly HydraT2T_AEP genome includes the window AAAACAAAAGTGAAGCAACTAAAGTATGCAAACAGGAAATACTAATAAATTTCCCCCTAAGACCATTTAAACCAAATAAGTACTTCCAGCATAAATAAACCAAAAACAACGAAATAGTAATATACTCTAATAAAAAcccttttaaaattaaacaaaaacaatagaGTCTTCAAAAACctctaacgctgtcatagatactTTATTCTAATTTTGTAAACCCAACTAAAGTGTAAGACAATGAACAACCTGCGCGACTTATAATCATCACTAAAAATCGAGTAACATATAGATAGTTAAGCGCCAAACCAGCCTATACAGCGAATATGTTGAAATGAGATAATTTGAcgcaaagtttaaaagttttaaacataagCCACTAAAccgaaaaattaaaagtaattgcagttcagtgcacttaaacattttaattaaagtattttggtgtttgcaaagaaacaattcataaatcattttttaataaaaactaatttttttcaactttgttgTATAGGCTGGTTTGGCGCTTAACCATCCATAtgatagtagaaaaaaaaatattgcctgcaaaaatgtaaagatttaGTCATTTTGTGGCAACATTAACAGACATACTCTTTGATTGCAAATTATTGTATTCCGCCCTAATTAAGTTTTGGCTCGTGTGACCGCAACTCTCGCATACCCATTAATACAGCTCTGATAACAAAGGGCTAGTACAgtcattgtttctttttaaattggtatttttttaagtcaaaaattttattaaggaaTAACCGTTCGTTCTAAAAACAttacagtttttatttgaatCCGCACCACAAGGATCTTCCAGAATGATAAggttactaaataaattaagaatagtcgaaaattatttatcaagatTCAATAggtgaattttataaattttttggtgttgtttAATAAAGCTGTTAAAAATTTCCAGCAATATTcgctaattttaatttgttagaaACTACATTCTCTTTaacaaaaagtagttttaaattttttaattacaagtaaaattatttattacaataatttagtttatcaaaaaagtaaattgaactttttttgtttaagataaattgaactttttttgtttaagatctTTTTAAAGTTCAGCGCAAGTTTTGCTCAACTCAATATTTACGAAAATACCTCAAACTATCGATGATTACTAAATAGTTCCATAAATAACGAACAACGCACAGTTTCTGTAATCTCAGTTAAGCTATGCAAAATCCATGAAAGTTTAATGGGGATGCACCCTTAAAGTATACACTATGACCATGGAGCCACAGTTACTTGTTGCGTTGTTCAAagtccaaattttttaaaattgtttggctatcaaaagttttaagattttgtatttgaatttatgaaattttaattatgtttcataaaaatgattgtttttaatatttatatatagttattagtTATTCATAGAATTGTATATTTCTAGGAAATTCATTAAAAACGCATAAACAGATTTAACGAATACGTATAAATTAGTTTAGATTTTCgaataatgattaaaaactaGATTTAACTCATTTTTCGGAGCTTAGTAGgtttgaagaattttttgaatGAGTACGCTGTTATTCAACAAAACTAATTAggtatattatacaaataaatattttttgtatattcatatagttatataaattctaataattcattgctctgttcttttaagaactttGAGAACTgtgttttgtaaattatatttgaaattattatattatataaatacaaatactaaGTGGGCACGAGTTATCCGAAAACAGttcatacacatacatatatgctcctgtcattaatattaaaataataatggtaattaacataaaacttttattgttgttataaatttgtaaaaccaACCTTTATTTCGGATGATATTTTTGAGTCAGTTAAaaccttatatttatttattagcattAATTGTCTTATAGCCTTAAGTCAaattttgcgacatcggttagaaAGGGGGCGCGaatttccaattaaatgcttatccgcggtgctctgccataagaccgtaaggaattcttggggcacctaaataaaaaaaaaatataaaaaagtctcTCATAGGTATATGTGCTTCCTCACTGCCATTTTTCAGATTTATCTGAATTCTAGCCTTTACTCTTTTGCATTACTGTTGTAAAAGATCCTGTCAAAGTTATTGTAGAATATAAGTGAATTTACTAACttacttgaaataaattacttttaatttactttacaaattatatgaaatGTAAgctaatgtaatttaaattttattttataaaacttatttttaataaaggtttgttattacttttaaaataaaaagttccttcttaaaaaatattatttatttgtaaatttaatttacattcggcagtatattacttttatgtaatttacttttatctgcaagttttttttcaatataacttttttttaattagttacttttataGATAAACAGAAATTACAGTTAGACgaacttttttattatgaaatgtaattttcaaaagtaattaacttataaatgtaaaagtaaacagCTTTTTCATGTGACTtacttttatatgtaaaagtaagTTACTTTTTGATGTAACCTTTTACATAACttacttttgaaagtaaaaaaactcacattataaagaaataatcgtttcaaaaaaattaattacttatacggaaatataaatttacattaaaggattaaaattacttatgtaatttactttttgataaaaaattaactcGTGCAAGTAAAAAAAGTCATCCCTAACTGAATTGGccaatttttgttatttgcacttttttacataatttcatttaacttatgTCGATCTCTGCATCTACTACGAAAATAATACTAGTCCAtctttctttcattattttttactataaagtAGATTTAAACTAGTCGAAGAACAATACTTAAACATTGATTCTTGAAATGAAAGTATTGGACTAGTACTGTTCTTCTTTTCACCGGTTcaattatgaaattaatttcataatatttataaatataaaaatataaacttgaaacttataaaataaaaaaatataaaaataatttcatgtttaaattaaataaaaattaattttattttattcattcataTATGGTGCAAAAGACCCAACggagaaaaaagttatttcgaAAATTAGTACAGTTTACCTTTAATCATTTAACAAACATAGAAATGCCAATGCTGGGTCTGAATTTTGTTCGAAAGACTTGAAATATCTATgacttttaaataagaaaagatTTATTAATGAAATTCCAAATCCcacgattaatttttattaagtttaatatattatgaaaatcatttatataggGTAAGGGACCCAACTTTTCTATTTGAGCGTGTTTCCAGACTTCATTTAccgtattttttttaactttttttaaaatattgttaaatgatTTCAGTATCAAtactacaaaattttaagttttcactATCTTTAAAATGTACTTTACTTGAACACCGAAAGACTCGGTCCTAccttttctccttttttttttttttgtaagatatcaaaaaaatattttcgaaatttAACTTATAGCTGTACAAGGTATAGTGGACTCAAAAGTGTAATCAGTTTCAGATGTACTTTTTTTTCCGTAGGAAATATTTCGCTATAGTGTGGACTCTAAATTTGAGTCGGCTATAGGTATCAccttctttgcatttttaaactatatacaTACTATGGCTAAAAATCCTGCAAAAAAATAGTATTCCTTAACGTTTGGAATAAATTCTTATAAAACTCctttaaaattgacaaaacttcataattttgtactttttagCTTTGATAACCAGCTAACCGCACAATGTCACGCAacatttttggtatttttaaagAGACTTTTAGGTTTCTTTGATGTTTGGTATTAACTACAAAAGTTGTGCGAAATTTCTCGCCCCTGCCAGAAAAATCGATTCAATGCATtaaatcccttttttttttcaaatttttagctTTCGCCACCATTGCAGTTCGTTTTTAGTTTTCGCCACCTTTGCAAAAGTGgcaaaaactaagttttttaaaatgtaattaaaaaactcGAAATTTCTCACCCGGATTTCAATTAAATGCAATATTTCctgaaattttaactaattcttaACTAATGAAATGTTAACTAAttcttgcaaaaaaatttaaatttgaatcaatATGTAGttgtgaaaatataaataaaaaaaaattataaaaaaaattagttatattataGTAATTGgcttttaatattatactaataatattttttgaattttgatttcGAATTTATTAcgttttttgaataataatttcaagtttattatatttttcaaaatttgattacaAGTATTTgatgtattaaaaaatgaaataaaaatgttttgtatataaaaaaatttcaatttagaaaGTATGGAAGAAGAACATTTTCAGAATGAAAAATATGAACACTTCATTCATAATGTATTTCTCACTCGACGACTGCCACACAAAGAGGAAGAGCAAGATTGTTTAGGAAAATTAGTGCAGTTAACCTTTAATCATTTGCCAAACATAGAAATGCCAATGttaggtttaaattttgttagaaaGACAATGGAAATATGGAAAAATATACAAGTGAGATCGGTAGAGGAAGTTAAAGTTAAAGACGCACTCCTTTCTTTGCAGCCTGGTCAAACATTTGCAATTTATACTCGAGCTCATAATTCTGTGATAACTGTAAGGAGATCTGAACACAATGAAAATGCTCTTATGAGTGTGTTTAGAGCTTTACCAAATAATCAAAAGGTTTTGGTTGAAGGAGACCTGTTTCAAACTTTTCCTGAACGAGCAGTTTGGATTCCTTTCGATCGATTCTTATCTGATGCGTTCTCTAGGCAAGTTGCTGTATTGAGCAATAATTCATCAGAAGATATATTGACAAAAGCTAGAAAAGCTGGTGTTGAATATCCTGATTGTTTTGATGTTGCTGAACCTGTGTATGTTATTTCTTGGTTGTTGGGAGCAATGTCTGGAATGATACAAGGagatgaaaattttgaaagtgtTCAAAAAGTAATACGACACgaagttttatatgaaaaaggGTTTGAAAAACCTTGGCGCCGTTCTGGAGAATGGTTCGCAATTAAATGCGTTCTTCAAATAATGCTTGTGATAAAGCTCGGAAAAAATGAAGGAACAGTTGTTTACAAATCTTTGATGATTTATATCATGTCTAGTTTTCTTAACGATCTACCAGATACTTttgatgataatgatattattatgcAGATGTTAAGCAAGGTAAGTAGAAGAATGATTAAGTTGAAAAGTTATATTGACAATTCTaaccaaaacataaaattatctGATCAAACAATTAAATGggttaatattatatttaaaaatggacgtgatattttaaaaaaaatgaaagaggAAGCAGACAGTCGCTGGATTAACCACGCAAAAAGTTGTTGTAAATTGTCAATGGTTAATGTTTCAGAGCTTCGTCTACTTGAACATACAACTCATAACTTAAATGAACTAGCCGCTACCCGAATAAACCAAGCatttaaagaagaagaaaattcAAAATCGAATATAAAAATTCCAGAATGTTTAAACCGCTGGAATAATGCCATTCCTCTTTTTGATATTAGTTTTCTTGAAAACGTTGATCAAAATAACGACacagaaataaaactttatgattTTGAAGTTTGGGTGAGAATAGTATTGTGGAAAGATTTTCCGCTCAATATAACGCAGTTTCATGAAAACAGTtctgaaatatttaatttgttccAAAAATACCTTGAAATAAGTGTAAAATTTTACGTTAATGATCCAGTTGGATTAAGTCGAATGGTTTTAACACTACTTCTAATAACAGCCGTTTTGGACTCTatagctgtaaaaaaaattccattacTGGCTGACTATCATACAAGTTTGGGAAAAACTTACTTTGATAGCTTACTAACACCATTACTTGAAgacatgaaatatttaaactcCGTTAAAGCgtattttaaagaaagaaataagttagCCAATTATCCATGTATTTTATCAAACAGCCTGAATTCTGATTCGTTTGGACCAAAATTTGCCAATGAAGATGAAGCAATGCAAAAAAAACGAAAAGAGATTCTTTTGTACGCACAGAAACGAcgtgaaaaaaaagaaagtgaatttaaacaaaactttgagAACTATCAAAGTTTGATGGCAAAACAAGAGCGTAAAAGCCATTTCAAGTATTGTGGagacaaaaaatttacttgCTTTAAATGTGAAATACGTGATGAagctaatttaattaaaatttatgtaaatgaagACCCAATTCCTGAAGACTGCCTTTGGAAGCAAAATGCTGTAGTGTTTGAACTAAGTATACCAGTCAGTATAAGATGTCTTCGAGATGCTCTCTTTTTGATTCATAAAAGGCTAGATGGAAAACAGTTTCGAAACGTTTACATTAAACAGCCGTGGCGGACACATCCACAGTTGTATTCTTGGGTCAGTTTAGAATGCCAAAAATCTTTAGTTTCCATAGGAAGTGATTCCTCATTGATTTCGTCATCCCGCTTTAAAGTTCATAAAATAACTGCTTCCTCAGTTGTTGAAGATGTTCTTGAACCTTGTGGTCTCACCATTAAACCCTTTATCAATtgtaaatttactaaatataaaaacattgaatttataaatgttcagtataaacaaatgaaagaaaagttttgcaCAATGAAAGCTTGGAACgaaccatataaaattaatgaGAAATGGATTGCTGAAACAACGCATACAGAAAATGAAGTTCTATCATCTCAGGTAGAGTGCCCCTTAAATCTTAAACTTGATGAATACAAAGTATTTGGTTCATTGCGTGCTGGTCATCGTTTACAAAttagaaaaatgctaaaagCAATCGAAATGCGTtcattaagttttgaaaaatcatcTGTGTTTGCTTTGATTGCTCAGGCGCTATGGCAAGCCGGACCTGCACTTAAAAAAGATAAGGTAAAAATAGCGGACAATACTAATAatccagttttattttttgaaagtcaCTCTGATCttaaaaatgatgaattttGTTATGCGCTGCTGGAATGtttatctacttttttaaaaaacaatagtaaAAATTGGAAGAAACACAATCAACTTCatattgtaattataataactctaagaattttttctttgtcaaGTGATAAAGTTTATTCTAAAGCATCTGAATTATTATCTGAATGCCGATTAATTGCTCAAAATTGGGCTGTCGAAATTGAAAGTTTCCTCTCTAAATCAATGACAGCAAGCATAAATGAAGTCCAAGAAATacgtttaaaattaatagatgTTGCTGCATTTGCAGCGCTTACTTTTGACGTTGATAGGCGCTacgaatatataaataataaagaatccCTAGTTCAATGGCTTCATTCAGTAGCTCGAATTCACGATAATATTCATTTGGGCAGCACTTGTTTTGATATAGAGAGAACAAATTTGCTTCGACGAGTCAGACATATAGGACTGCGTATTGAAAATGTTGCAAGAAACACGTTTgctttagaaaatatttatatttttgacgaATTTTTGGCCTCTCATTGGGGAGATTTTTGCAAAGGTAAATGTAGACATCCTTGGGTACCACATCCACAGCCATCTCAAACATGGTATTATAATACTTTTGATTACAACAACTCATCAGTAACGttacaaattaatattttaagtggAAAGTTTCTCGTAGACGGAAATCTTGTTGGACGACTTCCAGATGCTATTACTAACTCATCTGTTTACCAAAGAATTTTCGATAAACATGTTATTGATGTGCAACCATCTGCGGGACAATTTTCTTCATTTATAAGTGTTCACAGTTTTCAGAGCTCgagatttttgttttctattcgAAAACACGGACCAGTTATTGTAGAACGGACTAGCTCAGGTTACGAATGCGAGCTGATTCCTTTCGATTTGTTTAATGGACTTTTCCCAAACTTGCTTATTAACAAATACAGTCACTGGTtgtgtaaaaaaagaaatatcatattatttcGACCTATTAGATTTGATGACgctaacttttttaatgctGAATCTGAAGAGCACTTCCCTTATCGGTTTAACGTGACTGATAAAACTATTGAGGATTTACAAAGAAAGCGATGCTTAGTTGATATTAATAGTAATACTTTCAAAGAAATTTATGGTTGCCTATATCGCCTTGAACTTAGAGATTATGTACATATATGGGTAAGTAAATCAGAGTTTGAACTGTCGCAAAATGAAAAAGATCAGTATCAAGTGGAACAAGAAAAAATGGAGATAAGTGAAGAACATGATCAACCAGAAAAAGAAATCATAGACAAAAAATGCCAACATAATCAGTCAAATCAAGAAATCATGCAAACAGATCAAGAACAGTTCCTAACAGAACAAAACAATAGAGAAATGGAAGAAGAACAACATCAAGCAAAAGaagttaaaaagcaaaaagaaacaGAAGAAGTCAAGTTTTTACTTATCGTTGAATTACCTCGAATGGATTTAAGCTTTAAAGTTGAAGTAACTACTGGAAAGTTATTTTCTCAAGAACACATTGGTTTAATTGTAGCAAATGACCAAGGTAATATTGGAACACTTATTGGACTGGAAAATAGCCTTTTACTGCATGAGGATAAACTATTGTTTGATAGCAATTGTATGGgtcaacaaaaagttttaattgtacCACATTCTCAAAAATTTGAGTTGACAAAATTTTCTGTTCATCAAAATGTGAGAATTGACCTTAATGAATTACTTTCTCCATCTCAATTTTCTTACAATATCGATGACCGACTTTGTGAACTCCGTGGTCCAACAAATCAAGAAGCTTGGCTTTACCTCTCTCTACTTCATGCTGTAACCTCCAGTTCGCTTCCAGATCCATTTACAAGATTAACAGGAACTGAATCTTCAATGCGTTTGTTGCAGATCGGACGTACTTTTTCCTGTAGACCATTTGATCTAAACGCAATCCGTActctaaaaaacatttcaaatttaGCTCCAAGACGCCAACAAAATTCCGTGTATTCGCAAAGTTTGCAATCTGTCACCTGGTTTCCAGATCTTTACTCAACATATGGTTACGAGGGCTTGGTTTTagcatcaaatattttactttacaatgctgatatgaataaagaattatttcCAATAAATCAGCAAGAAACAAAACAACAAGAAAACATCCTAACAAAAAGAGCATACTGGCGTTACAAAACACAGTTAAACTCATGCGCTCATTTAGACGTTGAAAACGAGAAGTTTATTGGCGGAGTTCCAAAGAGAAAAGAGGCGTGGTCTTACACTAATGATCGTCTAGAGAATAATGTCTCACGTTTAATAATGGAAGATTATTATAAACGAAATGGTGTTAGTTTTATTCCTTCTAATTTATGGGTTCTTTTCAAAGATAGAGAAAGTATAAAAGGTTCCCTAGTATTTTCATTACCATCCGTGTTT containing:
- the LOC136091250 gene encoding uncharacterized protein LOC136091250; this translates as MEEEHFQNEKYEHFIHNVFLTRRLPHKEEEQDCLGKLVQLTFNHLPNIEMPMLGLNFVRKTMEIWKNIQVRSVEEVKVKDALLSLQPGQTFAIYTRAHNSVITVRRSEHNENALMSVFRALPNNQKVLVEGDLFQTFPERAVWIPFDRFLSDAFSRQVAVLSNNSSEDILTKARKAGVEYPDCFDVAEPVYVISWLLGAMSGMIQGDENFESVQKVIRHEVLYEKGFEKPWRRSGEWFAIKCVLQIMLVIKLGKNEGTVVYKSLMIYIMSSFLNDLPDTFDDNDIIMQMLSKVSRRMIKLKSYIDNSNQNIKLSDQTIKWVNIIFKNGRDILKKMKEEADSRWINHAKSCCKLSMVNVSELRLLEHTTHNLNELAATRINQAFKEEENSKSNIKIPECLNRWNNAIPLFDISFLENVDQNNDTEIKLYDFEVWVRIVLWKDFPLNITQFHENSSEIFNLFQKYLEISVKFYVNDPVGLSRMVLTLLLITAVLDSIAVKKIPLLADYHTSLGKTYFDSLLTPLLEDMKYLNSVKAYFKERNKLANYPCILSNSLNSDSFGPKFANEDEAMQKKRKEILLYAQKRREKKESEFKQNFENYQSLMAKQERKSHFKYCGDKKFTCFKCEIRDEANLIKIYVNEDPIPEDCLWKQNAVVFELSIPVSIRCLRDALFLIHKRLDGKQFRNVYIKQPWRTHPQLYSWVSLECQKSLVSIGSDSSLISSSRFKVHKITASSVVEDVLEPCGLTIKPFINCKFTKYKNIEFINVQYKQMKEKFCTMKAWNEPYKINEKWIAETTHTENEVLSSQVECPLNLKLDEYKVFGSLRAGHRLQIRKMLKAIEMRSLSFEKSSVFALIAQALWQAGPALKKDKVKIADNTNNPVLFFESHSDLKNDEFCYALLECLSTFLKNNSKNWKKHNQLHIVIIITLRIFSLSSDKVYSKASELLSECRLIAQNWAVEIESFLSKSMTASINEVQEIRLKLIDVAAFAALTFDVDRRYEYINNKESLVQWLHSVARIHDNIHLGSTCFDIERTNLLRRVRHIGLRIENVARNTFALENIYIFDEFLASHWGDFCKGKCRHPWVPHPQPSQTWYYNTFDYNNSSVTLQINILSGKFLVDGNLVGRLPDAITNSSVYQRIFDKHVIDVQPSAGQFSSFISVHSFQSSRFLFSIRKHGPVIVERTSSGYECELIPFDLFNGLFPNLLINKYSHWLCKKRNIILFRPIRFDDANFFNAESEEHFPYRFNVTDKTIEDLQRKRCLVDINSNTFKEIYGCLYRLELRDYVHIWVSKSEFELSQNEKDQYQVEQEKMEISEEHDQPEKEIIDKKCQHNQSNQEIMQTDQEQFLTEQNNREMEEEQHQAKEVKKQKETEEVKFLLIVELPRMDLSFKVEVTTGKLFSQEHIGLIVANDQGNIGTLIGLENSLLLHEDKLLFDSNCMGQQKVLIVPHSQKFELTKFSVHQNVRIDLNELLSPSQFSYNIDDRLCELRGPTNQEAWLYLSLLHAVTSSSLPDPFTRLTGTESSMRLLQIGRTFSCRPFDLNAIRTLKNISNLAPRRQQNSVYSQSLQSVTWFPDLYSTYGYEGLVLASNILLYNADMNKELFPINQQETKQQENILTKRAYWRYKTQLNSCAHLDVENEKFIGGVPKRKEAWSYTNDRLENNVSRLIMEDYYKRNGVSFIPSNLWVLFKDRESIKGSLVFSLPSVFTLKNFDLLDNYLQLYDLAQNVYKDFFDFCLLLSSLAFNGENINLLFSLLAVSILQIQVNPPSVREYEHLNETEFELNEIHKVIKEEINYTNLIKKCSEYKKSFENFEQNAIKTIGDMAQKQWETKIVDFHSVGETTIYNSDNNQAVNYYSFSLILTMPLKDIVNIDRIENKVKNLFSRWNNNSKLKSFFNEVECQIRLKNSFLTFETVTSINEIHAPNLSNPRNIEPFLSCAYKIKIPITNLNENQNAINLYRQMSSESILYSKTCCDSLTIKNQSDEVLSILQSMTGDHDDNDDILKFMKINLENSCKNLFENDYSYLNEEDFKNAETIKELQSCLQTSNSASKILWNEVEDAMMPQYNNNVDYALLYGGLWRRVTPVVIIPCILPLTSLSCTLLAIDANYAVSQSVINRIGALIVSWTTEQRAIRCLKLIQNKISPVVLYREMINVGHENWIPSSNPEWLILELEANFLIRPIQIDVAQSMINANENFVQQLNMGEGKTSVIVPLLAASLATSEHVIRVTVLRSLLNTNFELLVDRLGGLLNRRVYIVPCRRDLNFKPSKILKVYEECLERRGIMLTTPEYRLSLNLKTLEHCRKKSEDAESFYQLRCWLQKHIRDVLDEADEILNVKYQVVYTLGEQRLVDSGELRWIISQAVLKLVNKFIDKLFKKYGESYIEYYADNSRYDSFSHIRFLSSNKNMYEDLCCLIVDSILNNEVPEVSVAAKIKQHDKELAKLFITSNDISDPEKHKRLSKLFNKNTILKEELLILRGLLFFEVLHLALQKRWRVNFGVNLSNTISKMAVPFRAKDVASERTEFGHPDIAIILTQVSYYMSGLSESQLDEVFIHLDKTTNKEVRYEQWITAIGIANVPDYLHELNGVNLDSIEQKKKLYSLLRYSMNVVNFWLNQVVYPREAKQFPVKILTSAWDLCLNKKYEHEYKNYTTGFSGTNELQLLFPLNIKQNDLSKISGTNAMVLSFLLRPENKTYYHISSSVDTIEDCVLKKLYKTKACVLIDVGALMLKMDNKKVALEWLNRSLTSEVSAAVYFDQDDKLMVCDRKGRTSLLSVSPYFYKLNKCVVYLDDIHTRGTDLKFPVNAIACVTLGKGLTKDRLVQACMRMRLLGNGHSVYFCASKDVHISIKSQMKSSDRNPETADILKWSLYNSCNAVRDGLLHWSSQGIRYASKEAVETSMSKNDDFERNLTLDSLQKLGERCSEDEVINLEKFYGGSRSLEYVPKIVKNSLNKRVNLLKKKYKATETFLEILKLFGENIISRCKQYVSKYKRFANILDEEQERELEAELEEERQVERPPRQSPHKPKLSKEVRDLADTGAINQENCVEILSIIKLFQNTGRISELMPICGWSRNFFVTNEFTMVIEDTNGGDDFLFEISWVIVVAPKNESDHATYVVICSFEANELIPIFRSKTNCDVRLHMFAPRLRRGQSILIDRCCLALPQCKNKLLDNNMIAQLFVIGGGLFFLNKEEEDAYSSFVRIFQSDKKEVLNRKNFSNRSSPCDSSFSLQSNCNKLKTEFGECSYTPPCKKIKLDFLKYNLKEKFVKVAIEILRSRGRYMNSTLSDVCQLLFHGTKSF